In Serinicoccus marinus DSM 15273, the genomic stretch GGCGTGACGGCGCCGCGGTCCATGGGGGATCGTGGGGGGCGGGAGATCCGCTACGGCCGCTGGGACGAGGGCCACGACCTCGACGAGCCGGTGGACGCCGCGATCATGGCGACCCGCCGGGCGAGTCTGCCGGGCTGGGGGCTGGACCCGTACTTCGACTGAGACCCTCCGGCCGCCCCTCCGGACCCGCCGGACAACTCCAGGCCCGTGCATCCCGTTGACACCACCCCGCGTGTCGCGCTGGAGTTTTTTCGTCCCACGACTTTCGCAAGCACCACATCTGCCCCTAGTGTTAACCCGACAACCACGCAGGCCGCTTGCCGGAGGGGAAGCCGTGCGCGCTGCCTGCACAGAAGTTCAAGAGACGGGATGCGTCCGATGGCAGATGAGCGCCAGCTCGCCGAGATGACGTTCATGACCGTGGCCGAGGTGGCTGCCGTCATGCGCGTGTCCAAGATGACCGTGTATCGGCTGGTGCACTCGGGCGAGCTGCCCGCGGTGCGGGTCGGACGGTCCTTCCGGGTGCCCGAGAAGGCGGTGCACGCCTACCTCGAGGACTCCTACCACGGCACTGCCTGACGCGTCCGACCGCCGTGGCCGGCGACCCCGGCGACGGCCCTGCAGCCGACCTGCGTGACCGGGTCGCTTTGGGGCACGGCGCTGCGCCGCGCTAGGCTGACCGGGCCGTGCCCCGCCCCGCGTCCGCACGACGCAGGCCGGCGGAGGCACCATCAGGACCGACGACGACGAAGGATGGCCCCATGGGCTCAGTGATCAAGAAGCGCCGCAAGCGGATGGCCAAGAAGAAGCACCGCAAGCTGCTGCGCAAGACGCGTCACCAGCGTCGCAACAAGAAGTGAGGTCGTCGGCCACCGGCCGATGACGATCCGACCACGGCGCCCGTCCCGCGACAGGGAGGGCGCCGTCGTCGTCCCCGGAGACGACGCTGAGCGTGGCGAGGGAAGGACCAGGTATGCCGTGGTGGAGACGGGAGCGCGCCCCGGGCGCCGAGCCCCGCGTCGAGATGCTCTCCCGGCCTGGCTGCCACCTGTGCGACCAGATGCTCGCGGTGGCCCGGGAGCAGGTCGACGAGGTCCGGGTCCGGGACATCGACGCCGAGCGTGCCGCGGGGGACATGGACCAGCAGGAGCACGACCGGTGGAGCACCGAGGTGCCTGTCCTGATCGTGGACGGCGAGCCGGTCGCACGCTGGCGGATCGAGCCCGGCGAGCTACGGCTCGCGCTGTCCCGTGGGCGTCGGCGCGGGTCGGGGCGCTGAGCCCGGACCTCGGCGCCGTTTTGGTGGAACCAGGGGTGCGAGCCTACAGTTGAAGGGTCCGCGCCGACCGCTCGGTGAGGGTCTGATATAAGCCCCTCCCGTCCCCGGCGCCACCCATCCAGAGAGGAGCCGGTGCCGCCGTGATGGCCGAGTCGAACCGGCGCGGGGTGCCGGACGCCACGGTCGGGCGGCTGCCGGGCTACCTCCAGGCCCTCACCACGGTCGCCGAGCAGGGGCATACCTCCATCTCCAGCGAGGAGATCGCCGCGCTCGCGGGCGTGCGCTCGGCCCAGGTGCGCAAGGATCTCTCCCACCTCGGCTCCTACGGCGTCAGAGGGGTGGGCTACGACGTCTCCCGACTGGTCGAGCAGGTCTCCGCCGAGCTCGGGCTGAGCCAGGACTGGCCCGTCGTCATCGTGGGGATGGGCAACCTCGGCCGTGCCCTCGCGAGCTACGAGGGTCTGGCGACCCGTGGCTTCCACGTCGTCGCGCTCGCCGACAACGACCCCGACGTCGTGGGCAGCCACGTGGAGGGTATGCCCGTGCAGCCGCTCGCCCAGCTGCGCACCGCCGCGCCGGTGTCGGTGGGGGTCATCACGACGCCGCCCGAGGCGGCCCAGGAGGTGGCCGACGTGCTCGTCGAGCTCGGCGTGCACTCGATCCTCAGCTTCGCCCCGGTCGTGCTCCAGGTGCCGCCCGACGTCGACGTGCGTCGGGTCGACCTGGCTACCGAGCTGCAGATCCTCACCTTCCACCAGCACCAGCGGGAGGTCGCCGTGTCCGGCACACCGGTGGAGGGGGTCTCGTGAGCGTCCTCGTCGTGGGTCTGTCCCACCGCACCGCACCGATCGACCTGCTCGAGCAGGCCGTCCTCGACACCGACGGCTCCCGGCAGCTGGCCACCGGCCTGCGGGCGGGCGACCACGTCCACGAGGCGCTGGTGCTCTCCACCTGCAACCGGCTCGAGGTGGTCGTGGAGGCAGGGACCTTCCACGGGGCGCTCGAGGAGATCGGGGCCGCGCTGGGAGGGTTGACCGGGCTCACCCGCGACCAGCTCACCGACCACCTCTTCGTCCACTACGACGACCGCGCCGTGGCCCACCTCTTCGAGCTCGCCTGCGGGCTGGACTCCCTGGCCGTCGGCGAGAGCCAGGTCCTGGGGCAGCTGCGCGAGGCCCTCGCCCTGGCGCAACGGCACGGGCACCTGGGTCCGTCGCTCAACCCGCTCGTGCAGCAGGCGCTGCGGGTGGGCAAGCGGGCGCACGCCGAGACGGGCATCGACGAGGTCTCCCGCTCGCTGGTCGGCCTCGGTCTGGACCAGGCCGCGTCGGTCCTGCCCGACCTCACCGAGGCACGCACGGTCGTCGTGGGGGCAGGGGCCATGTCCGGCCTCGCCGTCGCGACCCTCGCGCGGCACGGGGTGCACGACCTCACCGTCGTGAACCGGACTCGCGACCGTGCCGACCGGCTGGCCTCGACCCACGGTGCCCGGAGCCTGCCCTGGTCCGACCTGGCCGCTGCCGTGGGCTGCGCCGATCTCGTCCTCACCTGCACCGGTGCTGTCGGGCACGTCCTGGACGGTCCCGGCCTCGCGCGTGCCCGCAGCGAGGCCGGACGGGCCGGGTCGCCGCTCGCGCTGGTCGACCTCGCGCTCCCGCGCGACGTCGACCCGGCCGTGTCCCGGTTGCGCGGGGTCCACCTCTGGGGTCTCGCCGATCTGCACCAGGCCGCGGGCCTGGCGGGGGCGGGCGACGCCGGGTCCGCGACCGAGCCGGCCGCCGTCACGGCGGTCCGGGGCCTGGTCGCGACCGAGGTCGCGACCTACCTCACCGAGCGGCACGCCGCGCGGCTCGGCCCCACGCTGGCTGCCCTGCGCACCTCCGCGGGCCGCGTGGTCGACGCGGAGATGACGCGGCTGGACCAGCGTCTGCCGCACCTGCCGGACGACGAGCGCGCCGAGGTGCGCCAGACCGTCCAGCGGGTCGTGGACAAGTTGCTGCACACGCCCACGACACGCGTCAAGCAGCTCCACTCCGGCGTCGAGGAGGTCCCGGCCGACTACGCCCACGCCCTGCGTGAGCTCTTCGACCTGGACAGCCGTGAGGTCGCGGCCCTGTCCAGCCCGCCGCTCGGCGTGGTCGAGAAGGCTGCCGAGCAGCGCGGGGAGGGGGATCGGGCGGATGGCTGACACCCCGTCCCTGACGCCGACCCGGCCGCTGCGGCTGGGCACCCGGCGCAGCGCTCTCGCCACCAGCCAGTCCACCTGGGTGGCCGACCGGCTGCGTGCCGCGGGGCACGAGGTGGAGCTCGTGCTGGTGACCACGGAGGGAGACACCTCGGCGCGCAGCCTGCGCGAGATCGGCGGCACCGGTGTCTTCGCCTCGGCGCTGCGCACCGCCCTGCTGGAGGAGCGGATCGACCTGGCCGTGCACTCGCTCAAGGACCTGCCGACGGCGCCCGCCGACGGTCTCGTCGTGGCAGCCGTCCCGGCGCGGGAGGACCCCCGTGACGTGCTGGTCGCGCGGGACGGGCTGACCCTGGACGAGCTCCCGAGCGGTGCGGTCGTCGGCACCGGGTCCCCGCGCCGCGCGGCCCAGCTGCGCCTGGCCCGCCCCGACCTCGAGGTCCGCGACATCCGCGGCAACGTCGACTCGCGCATCCGGATGGTCGACGACGGTGTCCTCGACGCCGTCGTCCTGGCCCGGGCCGGGCTCGCGCGCCTGGACCGCCTCGGCGACGCCACCGAGGTGCTCGCCACCGACGTGGTGCTCCCCGCGGCCGGCCAGGGCGCCCTCGCGGTGGAGTGCCGGGCCGAGGATGCCGAGCTGACCCGAGGCCTCGCCGACCTGCTGGAGCACCCGCCCACCCGGGCCGCCATCACCGCCGAGCGGGCCGCGCTGGCCCGGCTCGAGGCGGGCTGCACCGCTCCGGTCGGCGCGCTCGCGCAGACCTCTCGCGACGGCATATCCGGCGACGGCCCCGCCACCACCCTCACCCTTCACGTGTTCGCCGCCCTGCAGGACGGGGCGCGCACGCACGTGCTGACCGGCGCGCAGGACGCGCCGGACGACCTCGGCGCCCGCGCCGCCGAGCTGCTGTTGAACCGTCCCGACCCGGCCGGCCTCGTAGCCGTCTCCGGGTCATACGAACCGGAGTCCGACCTGTGAGCACTGACGCCGCCCCCGTCCACCTGACCCCCGTCCCCAGCCTCGCCGCGCGCGTCGCCTTCGTCGGCGCCGGGCCCGGCGACCCGGGCCTGCTTACCGTCCGCGCCCGCGACTACCTCGCGGTCGCCGACGTCGTCGTGGTGGACTCGACCCACCGTGAGGAGGACGTGCGCGCCTGGGTGCGGGAGGACGCCGAGATCGTCCGCACCGTCCGCGGCGAGGACGGTCCGGCACTCACCCCGTCGGCCCGCGCCAAGCTGCTCGTGCGCACCGCCTCGAAGTTCGACGACGCCACCCACCTCGTCGTCCGGCTCATGCTCGACGACTCCTCCGGCGGCACGATGGCCGACGAGGCGCGCGCCTGCCACGAGGCCGGGGTCTCCTTCGAGATCGTCCCGGGTCAGCGCGGCCTGGGCCGTGCCGGCGTATGCCGGGATGCTCCCGGACGGCGACGGCGGGCAGGTCCACGTCGTCAGCGCGGCCGACACCGCCGTGGACTGGTCGCACTCGGTCGACGACGAGGTCACCGTCGTGGTCCTCGGCGACCGCGACCGGCTGCACCGCGCGCTGCGGCACCTGGCCGACGCCGGGCGGGGCGGCGAGACCCCCACGGCCCTGACCGGCAGGGGCACCACCAACACCCAGCAGACCAGGGTCACCACCCTGCAGCAGTCCCTGGACAGCCCCGAGGAGCTCGACGGCGTGAGCCTCGCCGTCGTCGGTCGACCGGTGCAGCTGCGGGCCGAGCTGTCCTGGTGGGAGTCCAAGCCGCTCTTCGGCTGGTCGATCCTGGTGCCGCGCACCAAGGAGCAGTCCGGGCCGATGACCGACCGCATCGCCGGCTACGGCGCCACGTCCTCGGTCGTCCCGACGATCAGCGTGGAGAAGCCCCGCACCCCGCAGCAGATGGACCGGGCGGTCAAGGGCCTGGTGACCGGTCGCTACGAGTGGATCGGCTTCACCTCCGTCAATGCGGTCAAGGCCGTGCGGGAGAAGTTCGAGGCGCTGGGGCTCGACGCCCGGGCCTTCGCCGGGCTCAAGCTCGCCGCTGTCGGAGGAGTCACCGCCGAGGCGCTGCGCGACTGGGGCCTGGAGCCGGACCTCGTGCCGGACGGTGAGCAGTCCGCGCGCGGGCTGCTGGAGTCCTGGCCCCCCTTCGACGAGGTGCTGGACCCGATCAACCGGGTCTTCCTGCCGCGGGCCGACATCGCCACCGACACCCTCGTGGCCGGGCTGCAGGAGATGGGCTGGGAGGTCGACGACGTGACGGCCTACCGCACCGTGCGGGCAGCCCCGCCGGCCGCGGAGATCCGGGAGGCGATCAAGGGCGGCGCCTTCGACGCCGTCTGCTTCACCTCCTCCTCCACGGTGCGCAACCTCGTCGGCATCGCGGGCAAGCCGCACCCGGGCACGGTCGTGGCCTGCATCGGCCCGGCCACGGCCAAGGCGGCCGAGGAGCACGGCCTGCGGGTCGACGTGGTCGCCCCCGAGCCGAGCGCGACGAACCTCGTCGACGCCCTGGCCGAGCACGCCCGCTCGCTCGTGGCCCAGGCGCAGGCGGAGGGCGAGGAGTTCGTGCGACCGAGCCGGCGCGCACCGGCGGCGCGGCGCCCCCGGTCGCGGCGGTGACGGCATACCCGGGACCGCCCGAGCGCCCGCGTCGGCTGCGCGGCACGCCCGCCCTGCGGCGGCTGGTGTCGCAGACGCGGCTTCATCCGGCCGAGCTGGTGCTCCCGGTCTTCGTCCGTGACGGCATCACCGGGCCCGAGCCGATCGGCTCGATGCCCGGCGTCGTGCAGCACACCCCGACCAGCCTGGTCGCGGCGGCGCGCGAGGCGGTCGAGGCCGGCGTCGGGGGGATCATGGTCTTCGGCGTCCCCCGGGCGCAGGACAAGGACGCGGTCGGCAGCGTGGGGCTCGACCCGGACGGGGTGCTCAACGCCGCCCTGCGCACGCTGCGCACCGAGCTCGGGGACGACACGGTGATCATGAGCGACCTGTGCCTCGACGAGTTCACCGACCACGGCCACTGCGGCCTCGTGGACGACGCGGGTCGGGTCGACAACGACAGCACCCTCGAGGTGTATGCGCGGATGGCGGTGGCGCAGGCGGAGGCCGGGGCACACGTCGTCGGCCCCAGCGGGATGATGGACGGCCAGGTGCGGGTGGTCCGCCAGGCCCTCGACGCGGCCGGTCACCAGGACATCTCCGTGCTCGCCTACACCGCGAAGTACGCCAGCGGCTTCTACGGGCCCTTCCGCGAGGCGGTCGCCTCGACCCTGCAGGGGGACCGCGCGACCTACCAGCAGGACCCGGCCAACCGGACCGAGAGCCTGCGCGAGCTGCGGCTGGACCTGGAGGAGGGCGCGGACATGGTCATGGTCAAGCCCGCGCTGCCCTACCTCGACGTCCTCAGCGACGTCGCGGCGCAGTCCGACGTGCCGGTCGCGGCCTACCAGGTCAGCGGGGAGTACGCCATGATCGAGGCGGCCGCCTCGCAGGGCCTGCTCGACCGGGACCGTATGGTGATCGAGACACTGACGTCGATCCGCCGGGCCGGTGCCCAGGTGGTGCTGACCTACTACGCGACGACGGCCGCTCGACTGCTGGGAGGGTGAGATGGTCCGCTGGCTGGACGAGGAGGAGCAGCGCGCGTGGCGGTCGATCCTGCGGGCCTCCCACCTCATCCAGCTCGTCATGGAGGAGGCGCTGGACGAGTACGGCGTCTCCCTCGGGGAGTACGAGCTGCTCAGCATGGTCTCCGAGGCGCCGGGCGAGCGCATCAGGATGGCCGAGCTGGCCCACCTCATCGTCCAGTCCCGCAGCCGCGTCAGCCACACCGCCAACCGGCTGGAGAAGCGTGGCTGGGTGCAGCGCGTCCGCACCCCGCAGGACGGCCGGGGCGTCGTGCTGCAGCTCACCGCGTCCGGGGCGAAGGAGCTCAAGCGGCTGGCGCCGGTGCACCTGGAGAGCGTGCGTCGAGCCCTCCTGGACCACCTGAGCCGGGAGGAGCTGCTCGAGCACGGGGAGGCGCTGCGCCGCGTCGTGCGGGCCCTCCGGCACCGCGACGACGAGGCCCTCGACGCGGTCTGAGGGCAAGGCCCCCGCGCGGACCTCGTGAGCCCCGCACCTACGCTGGTGGCATGAGCACCCAGGCGCCGGCATACCCCGACGACGCACCCGCCTCGGCGCAGCTGCTGGCGCGGGCGCAGCAGGTCATCCCCGGCGGCGTGAACTCGCCGGTGCGGGCCTTCCGGTCGGTGGGCGGCACACCCCGGTTCATGGAGCGGGCGCAGGGGCCGTGGCTGTGGGACGCGGACGGGCGGCGCTACCTCGACCTGGTCTGCTCCTGGGGCCCGATGATCCTGGGGCACGCCCACCCCGAGGTGCGGGAGGCCGCGCTCGAGGCGGCGCAGGGCAGCTTCTCCTTCGGTATGCCCACCGCCCGCGAGATCGCGCTCGCCGAGGAGATCGTGGCCCGCGTGGCACCGGTCGAGCAGGTGCGGCTGGTGAGCTCGGGCACCGAGGCGACGATGAGCGCGATCCGGCTGGCCCGCGGCGCCACCGGGCGGTCGGTCGTCGTGAAGTTCGCCGGCTGCTACCACGGCCACGTCGACGCGCTGCTCGCCGCCGCGGGGTCCGGCGTGGCGACCTTCGGGCTGCCGGACAGCCCCGGGGTGCCCGCCAGCGCCGCCTCCGAGACGATCGTGCTGCCCTACAACGACGTCGCCGCGCTGGAGGCGGCCTTCGCCGAGCGGGGTGAGGAGATCGCCGCGGTCATCACCGAGGCCGCCGCCGGCAACATGGGTGTGGTCCCGCCGGACCCGGGCTTCACCGAGGCGCTGCGCCGGGTGACCCGCGAGCACGGCGCGCTGCTGGTCAGCGACGAGGTGATGACCGGTTTCCGGTGCTCGCGCGGCGGCTGGCTCGGGCTGGAGGGCGTCCCCGAGGGCGGTGCCCCGGACCTCTTCACCTTCGGCAAGGTCATGGGTGGCGGCTTCCCCGCGGCGGCCTTCGGCGGCCGCGCCGACCTCATGGCCCAGCTCGCCCCGGAGGGGCCGGTCTACCAGGCGGGCACCCTGTCGGGGAACCCGGTGGCCGCCGCGGCCGGGCTCGCGACGCTGCGGCGGTGCACCGACGAGGTCTACCAGCGGCTCGACGAGGTGAGCGAGGCGCTCGCCGGCGCGGTCACCGACGCCTTCACGCGCCACGGCATACCCCACCGCATCCAGTGGGCGGGCTCGATGTTCAGCGTGTTCTTCCGGGAGGGCGCGGTCCGCTCCTACGACGACGCGAAGGACCAGGACGCCGAGCGCTTCGGCCGGTTCTTCCACGCGATGCTGCGGCGCGGGGTCCATCTGCCGCCGAGCTGCTTCGAGGCGTGGTTCGTCTCCGCGGCGCACGACGACGAGGCGGTCGAGCACGCGGTGCGCGCGATCGAGGAGAGCGCCGCCGAGGTCGGCTGAGCCGTCCCAGGAGGCGCTCAGCGGTCCGTGGGACACTGGGGCCTATGCCAGGAGCCGACGGACTGCCCCCCGAGGAGGGCACGCCGCGTGCCCTCTACGACGGCACCCCGGTCACGCTGGTGCACGTCGTGCGGCACGGCGAGGTGCACAACCCGCAGCGCGTCCTCTACGGTCGGCTGCCGGGGTACCACCTCTCCGACCTCGGCCAGGAGATGGCGCGGGCCACCGCCGAGCACCTCGCCGGCCGGGACGTCACGCACGTCGTCAGCTCGCCGCTGGAGCGGGCGCGGGAGACCGCCGCGCCGATCGCCGCCGCGCACGGGCTGGAGGTCGCCACCGACCCGCTGCTCATCGAGAGCGGCAACGTCTTCGAGGGCGAGACCATCGACCGGCGCATGCTCGCCGACCCCCGCCACTGGGGGGCCTACGTCAACCCCTTCCGGCCCTCGTGGGGCGAGCCCTACGTCGACATCGCCGACCGGATGCGCCGCGCCCTCGACGCGGTGCGGGAGCAGGCGGCGGGTCGCGAGGCGGTGATGGTCAGCCACCAGCTGCCGATCTGGACGCTGCGGCGGGCGCTGGAGGGGCGGCGGCTGTGGCACCACCCGCGTCGCCGCGAGTGCAGCCTGGCCTCGGTGACCACCGTCCTCTTCCACGGACCGCTGCCGGTGCGGGTGATGTATGCCGAGCCCGCCGCGCACCTGTTCGCGGGCGCCGTGGACGTCACCGGTGAGGCGAGCGAGGTGGCGCCGTGAGGCGGGCCGTCCGGGGTGCCGGTGTCGCCGCGGCCCTGGCGCTGGCGCTGGCCGGGTGCAGCGGCGAGGAAGGCACGAGCATCACCGAGCAGATGCGCCAGGGCGACCAGAAGGGCTATGTCGCCGGGGACGGCACGCTGGAGCAGCTCGGCCCTGACGAGCGCGAGGAGCCCGTGGACCTGGCGGGGACGACCCTCGAGGACGAGCAGTGGAGCCTCGAGCAGCAGCGGGGCAAGGTCGTCGTGGTCAACGTGTGGGGCTCCTGGTGCGGCCCGTGCGTGGCGGAGGTCCCGGACCTCGTCGAGGTCGAGACAGCCTTCGACGAGGCGGGTGAGCCGGTGGAGTTCATCGGGCTCAACTCGCGCGACACCGTGCCCAACGCCCTGGCCTTCCAGCGGAAGTACGACGTCCCCTACCCGTCCCTGCAGGACGACGGCGGCCGCACCCGGGCCCAGCTCGGCAGCCTGGCCGTGGCTACCCCGACCACCCTCGTGCTGGACGGCGAGGGACGCCTCGCGGCGCGGGTGAGCGGCGAGGTCGACGCGTCCACCCTCACCGGCATGGTCGAGGACGTCCTGGCCGACGGCACGGTGGCGGACGGCGGGGGTGCCGGCGGGTGAGCGAGCTGGTCCTCACCGGTCCGCTGCTGCTGGCCGTGGGTGTCGCCGCGCTGGCGGGCGTGATCTCCTTCGCCTCGCCGTGCGTGCTCCCCCTGGTGCCGGGCTTCCTCGGTTATCTCGGGGGCATGACGCCCGGTCGGCCCGCGGTCGCCGGTGGAGCGGTCGGCCGTGGCGGGACGGCCGCGAGCGC encodes the following:
- a CDS encoding MarR family winged helix-turn-helix transcriptional regulator, whose translation is MVRWLDEEEQRAWRSILRASHLIQLVMEEALDEYGVSLGEYELLSMVSEAPGERIRMAELAHLIVQSRSRVSHTANRLEKRGWVQRVRTPQDGRGVVLQLTASGAKELKRLAPVHLESVRRALLDHLSREELLEHGEALRRVVRALRHRDDEALDAV
- the hemC gene encoding hydroxymethylbilane synthase, whose protein sequence is MADTPSLTPTRPLRLGTRRSALATSQSTWVADRLRAAGHEVELVLVTTEGDTSARSLREIGGTGVFASALRTALLEERIDLAVHSLKDLPTAPADGLVVAAVPAREDPRDVLVARDGLTLDELPSGAVVGTGSPRRAAQLRLARPDLEVRDIRGNVDSRIRMVDDGVLDAVVLARAGLARLDRLGDATEVLATDVVLPAAGQGALAVECRAEDAELTRGLADLLEHPPTRAAITAERAALARLEAGCTAPVGALAQTSRDGISGDGPATTLTLHVFAALQDGARTHVLTGAQDAPDDLGARAAELLLNRPDPAGLVAVSGSYEPESDL
- the hemB gene encoding porphobilinogen synthase, whose amino-acid sequence is MTAYPGPPERPRRLRGTPALRRLVSQTRLHPAELVLPVFVRDGITGPEPIGSMPGVVQHTPTSLVAAAREAVEAGVGGIMVFGVPRAQDKDAVGSVGLDPDGVLNAALRTLRTELGDDTVIMSDLCLDEFTDHGHCGLVDDAGRVDNDSTLEVYARMAVAQAEAGAHVVGPSGMMDGQVRVVRQALDAAGHQDISVLAYTAKYASGFYGPFREAVASTLQGDRATYQQDPANRTESLRELRLDLEEGADMVMVKPALPYLDVLSDVAAQSDVPVAAYQVSGEYAMIEAAASQGLLDRDRMVIETLTSIRRAGAQVVLTYYATTAARLLGG
- a CDS encoding histidine phosphatase family protein; translation: MPGADGLPPEEGTPRALYDGTPVTLVHVVRHGEVHNPQRVLYGRLPGYHLSDLGQEMARATAEHLAGRDVTHVVSSPLERARETAAPIAAAHGLEVATDPLLIESGNVFEGETIDRRMLADPRHWGAYVNPFRPSWGEPYVDIADRMRRALDAVREQAAGREAVMVSHQLPIWTLRRALEGRRLWHHPRRRECSLASVTTVLFHGPLPVRVMYAEPAAHLFAGAVDVTGEASEVAP
- a CDS encoding 30S ribosomal protein bS22, translating into MGSVIKKRRKRMAKKKHRKLLRKTRHQRRNKK
- the hemL gene encoding glutamate-1-semialdehyde 2,1-aminomutase, whose translation is MSTQAPAYPDDAPASAQLLARAQQVIPGGVNSPVRAFRSVGGTPRFMERAQGPWLWDADGRRYLDLVCSWGPMILGHAHPEVREAALEAAQGSFSFGMPTAREIALAEEIVARVAPVEQVRLVSSGTEATMSAIRLARGATGRSVVVKFAGCYHGHVDALLAAAGSGVATFGLPDSPGVPASAASETIVLPYNDVAALEAAFAERGEEIAAVITEAAAGNMGVVPPDPGFTEALRRVTREHGALLVSDEVMTGFRCSRGGWLGLEGVPEGGAPDLFTFGKVMGGGFPAAAFGGRADLMAQLAPEGPVYQAGTLSGNPVAAAAGLATLRRCTDEVYQRLDEVSEALAGAVTDAFTRHGIPHRIQWAGSMFSVFFREGAVRSYDDAKDQDAERFGRFFHAMLRRGVHLPPSCFEAWFVSAAHDDEAVEHAVRAIEESAAEVG
- a CDS encoding glutaredoxin family protein; the protein is MPWWRRERAPGAEPRVEMLSRPGCHLCDQMLAVAREQVDEVRVRDIDAERAAGDMDQQEHDRWSTEVPVLIVDGEPVARWRIEPGELRLALSRGRRRGSGR
- a CDS encoding redox-sensing transcriptional repressor Rex yields the protein MAESNRRGVPDATVGRLPGYLQALTTVAEQGHTSISSEEIAALAGVRSAQVRKDLSHLGSYGVRGVGYDVSRLVEQVSAELGLSQDWPVVIVGMGNLGRALASYEGLATRGFHVVALADNDPDVVGSHVEGMPVQPLAQLRTAAPVSVGVITTPPEAAQEVADVLVELGVHSILSFAPVVLQVPPDVDVRRVDLATELQILTFHQHQREVAVSGTPVEGVS
- a CDS encoding helix-turn-helix domain-containing protein, with translation MRPMADERQLAEMTFMTVAEVAAVMRVSKMTVYRLVHSGELPAVRVGRSFRVPEKAVHAYLEDSYHGTA
- a CDS encoding TlpA family protein disulfide reductase, with the translated sequence MRRAVRGAGVAAALALALAGCSGEEGTSITEQMRQGDQKGYVAGDGTLEQLGPDEREEPVDLAGTTLEDEQWSLEQQRGKVVVVNVWGSWCGPCVAEVPDLVEVETAFDEAGEPVEFIGLNSRDTVPNALAFQRKYDVPYPSLQDDGGRTRAQLGSLAVATPTTLVLDGEGRLAARVSGEVDASTLTGMVEDVLADGTVADGGGAGG
- a CDS encoding glutamyl-tRNA reductase, with protein sequence MSVLVVGLSHRTAPIDLLEQAVLDTDGSRQLATGLRAGDHVHEALVLSTCNRLEVVVEAGTFHGALEEIGAALGGLTGLTRDQLTDHLFVHYDDRAVAHLFELACGLDSLAVGESQVLGQLREALALAQRHGHLGPSLNPLVQQALRVGKRAHAETGIDEVSRSLVGLGLDQAASVLPDLTEARTVVVGAGAMSGLAVATLARHGVHDLTVVNRTRDRADRLASTHGARSLPWSDLAAAVGCADLVLTCTGAVGHVLDGPGLARARSEAGRAGSPLALVDLALPRDVDPAVSRLRGVHLWGLADLHQAAGLAGAGDAGSATEPAAVTAVRGLVATEVATYLTERHAARLGPTLAALRTSAGRVVDAEMTRLDQRLPHLPDDERAEVRQTVQRVVDKLLHTPTTRVKQLHSGVEEVPADYAHALRELFDLDSREVAALSSPPLGVVEKAAEQRGEGDRADG